A DNA window from Haloactinospora alba contains the following coding sequences:
- the deoC gene encoding deoxyribose-phosphate aldolase — MTDTVSASSAAAPVSNASWRAYLHGLPGVDEAGLRARSADLATRSIKTTAKSRMIDLAIRMVDLTTLEGSDTAGKVRAMSAKAARPDPASPDVPSVGAVCVYPDLVGTAVSALAGTGVRVASVATAFPSGRAEREVKLADARTAVAAGADEVDMVIDRGAFLAGDYRAVYEEIAAVREVCAAASLKVILETGELATFDNVRRAAWLAMHAGADFIKTSTGKVSPAATLPTTLVMLEAVRDHAATAGRRVGVKPAGGIRTTKDAFRNLVLVNEVAGSAWLGPERFRLGASSLLNDLLMQRTRVATGHYPGPDYYTLD; from the coding sequence GTGACCGATACCGTATCCGCGAGCAGCGCGGCAGCACCCGTGAGCAACGCCTCGTGGCGAGCGTACTTGCACGGACTGCCCGGGGTGGACGAGGCGGGGCTCCGCGCGCGCAGCGCCGACCTCGCGACGCGTTCGATAAAGACCACGGCCAAGAGCCGGATGATCGACCTCGCGATCCGTATGGTGGACCTGACCACCCTCGAGGGGAGCGACACGGCCGGCAAGGTCCGCGCGATGTCGGCCAAGGCCGCCCGCCCCGATCCCGCCTCCCCGGACGTTCCCAGCGTCGGGGCGGTGTGCGTCTATCCCGACCTGGTGGGGACGGCCGTGTCCGCGCTCGCCGGTACCGGGGTGCGGGTGGCCTCGGTGGCGACCGCCTTCCCCTCCGGCCGGGCCGAGCGGGAGGTCAAGCTCGCTGACGCCCGTACGGCGGTAGCCGCGGGCGCCGACGAGGTCGACATGGTCATCGACCGGGGAGCGTTCCTCGCCGGTGACTACCGCGCCGTGTACGAGGAGATCGCCGCCGTGCGGGAGGTCTGCGCAGCGGCGAGCCTGAAGGTGATCCTGGAGACCGGCGAACTCGCCACCTTCGACAACGTGCGCCGTGCCGCGTGGTTGGCCATGCACGCCGGGGCCGACTTCATCAAGACGTCGACGGGCAAGGTGTCCCCGGCGGCCACACTGCCGACCACCCTCGTCATGCTGGAGGCCGTCCGGGACCACGCCGCGACCGCCGGGAGGCGCGTCGGTGTGAAACCGGCGGGCGGCATCCGCACCACGAAGGACGCGTTCCGCAACCTCGTTCTGGTCAACGAGGTCGCCGGATCCGCCTGGCTCGGTCCGGAGCGTTTCCGCCTCGGCGCCTCCAGCCTGCTCAACGACCTGTTGATGCAGCGCACCAGGGTGGCGACGGGGCATTACCCCGGCCCCGACTACTACACGCTGGACTGA
- a CDS encoding aldehyde dehydrogenase family protein: MEEQLIEYAPAPESRAAVTLRDSYEPFIDGEFAPVAEGGYLTSVNPADEERLARVGIAGKAEIDRAVAAARRAFTTVWRPMPGAERGKYLFRIARILQERSRELAVLETLDNGKPIRESRDVDVPLAAAHFFYHAGWADKLAYAGLGPDPRPLGVAAQVIPWNFPLLMLAWKVAPALATGNTVVLKPAETTPLSALLFAEICREAELPEGVVNVVTGAGDVGSALVNHPDVDKVAFTGSSEVGREIARNVAGTDKRLSLELGGKGANIVYDDAAVDQAVEGIVSGIFFNQGHVCCAGSRLLVQESVADEVLARLKARMATLRLGDPLDKNTDIGAVNSASQLERVRDLADTGDREGAERWSPPCSLPEQGYWFPPTVFTGVSQAHRIAREEIFGPVLSVLTFRTPEEAVAKANNTPYGLSAGVWTEKGSRMLWTTENLRAGVVWSNTFNKLDPASPFGGYKESGYGREGGRHGLEAYLG; the protein is encoded by the coding sequence GTGGAAGAGCAGCTCATCGAGTACGCACCGGCGCCGGAGTCCCGCGCGGCCGTGACCCTGCGGGACTCCTACGAGCCGTTCATCGACGGGGAGTTCGCCCCTGTCGCGGAGGGCGGATACCTCACGTCCGTGAATCCGGCCGACGAGGAGCGACTGGCCCGGGTCGGCATCGCGGGGAAGGCCGAGATCGACCGCGCGGTCGCGGCGGCCCGGCGCGCCTTCACCACCGTGTGGCGACCGATGCCGGGGGCGGAGCGCGGAAAGTACCTGTTCCGGATCGCCCGCATCCTCCAGGAGCGCTCACGGGAGCTGGCGGTGTTGGAGACCCTGGACAACGGGAAACCGATCCGGGAGTCCCGCGACGTCGACGTCCCGCTGGCCGCGGCGCACTTCTTCTACCACGCCGGGTGGGCGGACAAGCTCGCCTACGCCGGCCTCGGACCCGACCCGCGTCCGCTCGGGGTGGCGGCACAGGTCATACCGTGGAACTTCCCGCTGCTGATGCTGGCCTGGAAGGTCGCCCCCGCTCTGGCCACCGGGAACACGGTGGTTCTCAAACCGGCGGAGACGACCCCGCTGAGCGCGCTGCTGTTCGCGGAGATCTGCCGGGAGGCGGAACTGCCGGAAGGCGTCGTCAACGTCGTCACCGGCGCGGGTGACGTGGGAAGCGCCCTGGTGAACCATCCCGACGTCGACAAGGTGGCCTTTACCGGATCGAGCGAGGTGGGGCGGGAGATCGCCCGCAACGTGGCGGGGACGGACAAACGCCTCAGTCTGGAGCTCGGCGGCAAGGGCGCCAACATCGTCTACGACGACGCCGCCGTGGACCAGGCGGTCGAGGGGATCGTGTCCGGGATCTTCTTCAACCAGGGGCACGTGTGCTGCGCGGGGTCGCGGCTACTGGTGCAGGAGTCCGTCGCGGACGAGGTGCTGGCCCGTCTCAAGGCGCGCATGGCAACGCTGCGGCTGGGCGACCCGCTGGACAAGAACACCGACATCGGCGCGGTCAACTCCGCCTCCCAGCTCGAGCGGGTGCGGGACCTGGCGGACACGGGGGACCGGGAGGGCGCCGAGCGCTGGTCGCCGCCGTGCTCCCTCCCGGAACAGGGGTACTGGTTCCCCCCGACAGTGTTCACCGGTGTGAGCCAGGCGCACCGGATCGCGCGCGAGGAGATCTTCGGTCCGGTGCTGTCGGTGCTGACGTTCCGTACGCCGGAGGAAGCGGTGGCGAAGGCGAACAACACCCCCTACGGGCTCTCCGCGGGAGTCTGGACGGAGAAGGGGTCCCGGATGCTGTGGACGACCGAGAACCTGCGCGCCGGCGTGGTGTGGTCCAACACCTTCAACAAACTCGACCCCGCCAGCCCTTTCGGCGGTTACAAGGAGTCCGGGTACGGCCGAGAGGGCGGACGGCACGGACTGGAGGCCTACCTTGGCTGA
- a CDS encoding aldehyde dehydrogenase family protein, with protein sequence MADTRQKRRGSEEDSAPRLAVRKTYKLYVGGSFPRSESGRSYPVASPEGEHLGNASLASRKDARDAVSAARAAFGGWSARSAHNRGQILYRVAEMLESRRKQFVAELEAADGENRADPRRAVEAAIDRWVYYAGWTDKFAHVLGGANQVSGSYASRSTPEPTGVVAVLAPQDSPLLGLVSVLAPVVATGNTAVVVASETAPLPAVTLGEVLANSDLPGGVANILTGRTADLAGHLAAHADVNALDLAGAGDAAAELEATAAGTLKRVLRPEREPEWFADPGIARLASFLETKTVWHPIGT encoded by the coding sequence TTGGCTGACACGCGACAGAAACGCCGCGGCTCGGAGGAGGACAGCGCGCCGCGGCTGGCGGTCCGCAAAACCTACAAGCTCTACGTCGGCGGGTCGTTCCCGCGTTCCGAATCGGGCAGGTCGTATCCCGTGGCATCCCCGGAAGGCGAGCATCTCGGCAACGCGTCCCTGGCGTCCCGGAAGGACGCGCGCGATGCGGTCTCCGCCGCGCGTGCCGCGTTCGGCGGGTGGTCCGCGCGCAGCGCCCACAACCGCGGCCAGATCCTCTACCGGGTGGCGGAGATGCTGGAGTCCCGCCGGAAGCAGTTCGTCGCCGAACTGGAGGCGGCGGACGGGGAGAACCGTGCCGACCCGCGGCGGGCGGTGGAGGCCGCCATCGACCGCTGGGTGTACTACGCCGGCTGGACCGACAAGTTCGCGCACGTCCTCGGTGGTGCCAACCAGGTTTCCGGGTCCTACGCCAGCCGGTCCACTCCCGAACCCACCGGGGTGGTCGCGGTACTGGCCCCCCAGGACTCCCCCCTGCTGGGGTTGGTGTCGGTGCTCGCGCCCGTGGTCGCCACCGGTAACACGGCTGTCGTCGTGGCGAGCGAGACCGCGCCCCTGCCCGCCGTGACGCTGGGGGAGGTGCTGGCCAACTCCGACCTGCCGGGAGGTGTCGCCAACATCCTCACCGGACGCACCGCGGACCTGGCCGGGCACCTCGCGGCGCACGCCGACGTGAACGCGCTCGACCTGGCCGGGGCCGGAGACGCCGCGGCGGAACTGGAGGCGACCGCTGCCGGGACCCTGAAACGGGTGCTGCGGCCCGAGCGGGAACCGGAATGGTTCGCCGACCCGGGCATCGCCCGCTTGGCGTCCTTCCTGGAGACCAAGACGGTCTGGCACCCGATCGGTACATAG
- a CDS encoding GNAT family N-acetyltransferase, which produces MIAEHAVPTSVELLRLDADSPRTAEVRRKVVGLRLAPGQQRFSGEAAHTLPRADTDPNRVPFAVLYRQTPVGFGIIDQRGILDEITAAPAEAVLLRAFYLDPEWQGRGIGRTACLALDPLVRSVRPEANEVVLTVNEANPAAVRAYRSGGFTATGERYLGGDAGPQLVMRRPVPYEGGAGDG; this is translated from the coding sequence ATGATCGCGGAACACGCCGTGCCCACGTCCGTGGAGTTGTTGCGGCTCGACGCGGATTCTCCCCGCACCGCGGAGGTGCGACGGAAGGTGGTGGGCCTGCGGCTGGCACCGGGCCAGCAGCGTTTCTCGGGTGAGGCCGCGCACACTCTGCCGCGCGCCGACACCGACCCGAACCGCGTCCCGTTCGCCGTCCTGTACCGGCAGACCCCCGTGGGGTTCGGCATCATCGACCAGCGGGGCATCCTCGACGAGATCACCGCTGCTCCCGCCGAGGCGGTGCTGCTACGCGCGTTCTACCTCGACCCGGAATGGCAGGGACGCGGGATCGGGCGGACAGCGTGCCTGGCTCTCGACCCGCTGGTGCGTTCCGTGCGTCCGGAGGCGAACGAGGTGGTACTGACGGTGAACGAGGCCAACCCGGCGGCCGTGCGCGCCTACCGGTCCGGCGGGTTCACGGCGACGGGAGAGCGGTACCTCGGCGGGGACGCCGGTCCCCAGCTCGTGATGCGGCGTCCCGTTCCCTACGAGGGCGGTGCGGGCGACGGGTGA
- a CDS encoding purine-nucleoside phosphorylase — translation MRTNAHQQARDAAEEIRSRTGVDSYDTAVVLGSGWSPAADALGSAGTEVPTSDIPGFLQPTVTGHAGSIRSIRSGERNLLVLLGRTHLYEGHGTDAVVHGVRTAAAAGAGTVVLTNAAGALNSDYRVGSPVLIADHINLTARSPLTGAEFVDLTDAYSTALRELARKADPSLSEGVYAAMPGPHFETPAEIRMLRALGADLVGMSTALEAIAAREQGAAVLGMSLVTNVAAGLSGQPLDHNEVLATGRDAAGDVGDVLAAIVDRL, via the coding sequence GTGAGGACGAACGCCCATCAGCAGGCCCGGGACGCGGCCGAGGAGATCCGTTCCCGCACCGGTGTCGACTCCTACGACACCGCCGTGGTTCTGGGATCGGGGTGGAGCCCGGCGGCGGACGCGCTGGGAAGCGCCGGTACGGAGGTACCCACCAGTGACATCCCCGGGTTCCTGCAGCCGACGGTTACCGGGCACGCCGGAAGTATCCGCTCGATCCGCTCCGGGGAGCGGAACCTGCTGGTGCTGCTCGGGCGCACGCACCTCTACGAGGGGCACGGGACCGACGCGGTGGTGCACGGGGTGCGCACCGCGGCGGCGGCCGGAGCCGGAACCGTCGTCCTCACCAACGCCGCCGGCGCGCTGAACAGCGACTACCGGGTGGGGAGCCCGGTGCTCATCGCCGACCACATCAACCTCACCGCACGCAGCCCCCTCACGGGAGCGGAGTTCGTGGACCTCACCGACGCGTACTCCACGGCGCTGCGGGAACTCGCCAGGAAAGCCGACCCCTCCCTCTCCGAGGGCGTTTACGCGGCCATGCCCGGACCGCACTTCGAAACCCCGGCCGAGATCCGGATGCTGCGCGCGTTGGGCGCGGACCTGGTGGGGATGTCAACCGCCCTGGAAGCGATCGCCGCCCGGGAGCAGGGGGCGGCGGTGCTGGGTATGTCCCTGGTGACCAACGTCGCCGCCGGGCTGTCCGGACAGCCGCTCGACCACAACGAGGTACTGGCGACCGGAAGGGACGCGGCCGGGGACGTGGGCGACGTTCTGGCCGCCATTGTCGACAGACTGTAG
- a CDS encoding phospho-sugar mutase: MAGSCRQRAREWMAHDPDPDTREEVRALLAAGDDAALADRFGSGLEFGTAGLRGALGAGPNRMNRVTVMRAAAGVARWLGAGALVVVGYDARHRSARFARDSAEVLAGAGCRVLLLPEPLPTPVLAHTVRARSADAGIMVTASHNPPRDNGYKVYAGGSGPAAGAQIVPPADSEIAAGMREAPPVDELPRSEEWRVLGEDAVADYVAAVADLPLGEDRGIDVTYTPLHGVGASTLAAVFRRAGFPPPRMVPEQAEPDPDFPTTAFPNPEEPGVLDLALAAGERNGSDLVLANDPDADRLAVAVPGYGLLTGDEVGGLLGEYVLERTSGADRVVASTIVSAGTLAAIAEAHGLRWEETLTGFKWLARAGGPGERNVFSYEEALGYCVGGDAGRPVADKDGISAALLVAALAARAKRGGGTLLDLVREQERRYGLHRTRQVSLRVADTTRLAATMRGLRSDPPTALGSWDVAHVEDFAMGVGDLPGTDALRFGLDGPACARVTLRPSGTEPKLKAYVEVALPPEESGEEGRSRASGYVSELAGAVEELFPEA; encoded by the coding sequence ATGGCCGGTTCCTGCCGGCAGCGGGCGCGGGAGTGGATGGCTCACGACCCCGATCCCGATACGCGGGAGGAGGTGCGTGCCCTCCTCGCCGCCGGGGATGACGCCGCGTTGGCCGACCGGTTCGGTTCGGGGCTGGAGTTCGGAACGGCCGGATTGCGCGGGGCTCTCGGGGCGGGGCCGAACCGGATGAACCGGGTGACGGTCATGCGCGCCGCCGCGGGTGTGGCCCGTTGGCTGGGGGCGGGGGCGCTCGTGGTGGTCGGCTACGACGCCCGGCACCGTTCCGCGCGGTTCGCCCGGGACAGCGCGGAGGTCCTGGCCGGAGCGGGGTGCCGGGTGCTGCTGCTGCCGGAGCCGCTGCCCACCCCCGTCCTCGCCCACACGGTGCGCGCGCGGTCGGCCGACGCCGGGATCATGGTCACCGCGAGCCACAACCCGCCCCGGGACAACGGGTACAAGGTGTACGCCGGAGGGTCGGGACCGGCGGCGGGAGCCCAGATCGTCCCTCCCGCCGACAGCGAGATCGCCGCGGGCATGCGCGAGGCGCCCCCGGTGGACGAGCTGCCCCGGTCGGAGGAGTGGCGGGTCCTGGGTGAGGACGCCGTCGCGGACTACGTGGCGGCGGTCGCGGACCTGCCGCTGGGGGAGGACCGCGGGATCGACGTGACCTACACGCCGCTGCACGGCGTCGGCGCCTCCACACTGGCGGCGGTGTTCCGGCGCGCCGGTTTCCCACCGCCGCGGATGGTTCCCGAACAGGCCGAGCCCGACCCCGACTTCCCGACGACGGCCTTCCCGAACCCGGAGGAGCCGGGCGTGTTGGACCTCGCCCTGGCGGCGGGGGAGCGGAACGGTAGCGACCTTGTCCTCGCCAACGATCCGGACGCCGACCGGCTCGCTGTGGCTGTCCCCGGTTACGGGCTGCTGACCGGGGACGAGGTGGGCGGACTGCTGGGTGAGTACGTTCTGGAGCGGACGTCGGGCGCCGACCGGGTCGTGGCCAGCACCATCGTCTCGGCTGGCACGCTCGCGGCGATCGCGGAGGCGCACGGGCTGCGTTGGGAGGAGACGCTGACCGGGTTCAAGTGGCTGGCGCGTGCCGGCGGGCCGGGCGAGCGCAACGTGTTCAGCTACGAGGAGGCCCTGGGGTACTGCGTCGGGGGCGACGCGGGGCGTCCGGTGGCGGACAAGGACGGCATCAGCGCGGCCCTGCTCGTCGCGGCGCTGGCCGCGCGGGCCAAACGCGGGGGCGGGACCCTGCTGGACCTGGTGCGGGAGCAGGAGCGCCGTTACGGCCTGCACCGGACCAGGCAGGTGTCGCTACGCGTCGCGGACACCACACGCCTCGCCGCGACCATGCGCGGCCTGCGCAGCGACCCGCCCACCGCGTTGGGCAGCTGGGACGTGGCCCACGTGGAGGACTTCGCCATGGGCGTCGGCGACCTACCCGGCACCGACGCGCTGCGTTTCGGGCTGGACGGTCCCGCCTGTGCCCGGGTGACGCTGCGTCCCTCGGGCACGGAACCCAAGCTCAAGGCCTACGTGGAGGTGGCCCTGCCGCCGGAGGAGAGCGGGGAGGAGGGCCGTTCCCGCGCGTCGGGTTACGTGTCCGAGCTGGCAGGGGCCGTGGAGGAGCTCTTCCCCGAGGCGTGA
- a CDS encoding Lrp/AsnC family transcriptional regulator yields the protein MSNGAQREPQRRPDATDETIIGALAEDARTGITEVAARANVSRATAYNRIKRLTDDGVIRGYSVITDHAKRGIGVTALVLVSGSQPDWRANREVLSSYPEVEYCWYVVGSADIVLLVRVADTNQLRDLILTRLQALPGVTSTQTLTVIDEVVHRPVVHPPEHES from the coding sequence ATGTCCAACGGTGCGCAACGCGAACCGCAGCGCCGTCCGGATGCCACGGACGAAACGATCATCGGCGCGCTCGCGGAAGACGCCCGTACCGGCATCACGGAGGTGGCGGCACGCGCGAACGTCTCACGTGCCACCGCCTACAACCGCATCAAGCGCCTCACAGATGACGGGGTCATCCGCGGTTACTCGGTCATCACCGACCACGCCAAGCGGGGGATCGGGGTCACCGCGCTGGTGCTGGTCTCCGGCAGCCAGCCGGACTGGCGCGCCAACCGGGAGGTCCTCTCCTCCTACCCCGAGGTGGAGTACTGCTGGTACGTCGTGGGTTCGGCGGACATCGTGCTGCTGGTCCGCGTGGCCGACACCAACCAGCTCCGCGACCTGATCCTGACCCGGTTGCAGGCACTGCCCGGTGTGACCTCCACCCAGACCCTCACCGTCATCGACGAGGTGGTCCACCGGCCGGTCGTGCATCCCCCCGAACACGAGAGCTGA
- a CDS encoding thiamine pyrophosphate-dependent dehydrogenase E1 component subunit alpha, whose amino-acid sequence MPTHEPSGPPPPVDAGTLPADVARSLYRDMLTARHLDGEAIALQRQGVFPAYVSLRGQEAAQVASAAALDGDNDFAFPTYREMGAAVSLGVDMVGYLASHRALWHGGLYNPRASGFAPINAVVGGPVPHAVGWALGEQLRGGSGCALSYFGDGASSEGDIHEAMNMAGVLACPVVFFCQNNRWALSVPVENQVAGGSVAGRASGYGIAGETVDGNDAAQVYHATRAALHRARNGGGPTVIEALTYRLEPHSTSDDTSRYREVAEERSWEEHDPIPRMRDGLLAAGHLDDTTAARTEDEARERAARARDGVAAAAPPDGRDLFTHVYREPTEELGRQQRIWQEEVA is encoded by the coding sequence ATGCCTACGCACGAGCCCTCAGGTCCGCCTCCCCCGGTGGACGCGGGCACCCTCCCCGCCGACGTGGCGCGCTCGCTCTACCGGGACATGCTCACCGCCCGCCACCTGGACGGTGAGGCGATAGCACTGCAGCGCCAGGGCGTGTTCCCCGCCTACGTGTCACTGCGCGGGCAGGAAGCGGCCCAGGTCGCGAGCGCGGCCGCCCTCGACGGGGACAACGACTTCGCCTTTCCGACGTACCGGGAGATGGGAGCCGCCGTCTCCCTGGGCGTGGACATGGTCGGCTACCTCGCCAGCCACCGCGCGTTGTGGCACGGCGGGCTGTACAACCCGCGGGCGTCCGGGTTCGCCCCCATCAACGCGGTCGTGGGCGGCCCCGTACCGCACGCCGTGGGCTGGGCATTGGGGGAGCAGCTCCGCGGCGGAAGCGGCTGCGCCCTCTCCTACTTCGGTGACGGCGCCAGCTCCGAGGGCGACATCCACGAGGCGATGAACATGGCCGGTGTCCTCGCGTGCCCCGTGGTGTTCTTCTGCCAGAACAACCGGTGGGCGCTGTCCGTGCCCGTCGAGAACCAGGTGGCGGGCGGCTCCGTTGCCGGACGCGCCTCCGGCTACGGCATCGCCGGGGAGACGGTCGACGGCAACGACGCAGCGCAGGTCTACCACGCCACCCGCGCGGCGCTGCACCGGGCCCGGAACGGCGGGGGCCCGACAGTGATAGAGGCGCTCACCTACCGCCTGGAACCGCACTCCACCTCCGATGACACCTCCCGGTACCGGGAGGTGGCCGAGGAACGCTCCTGGGAGGAGCACGACCCGATCCCGCGGATGCGGGACGGGCTCCTCGCCGCCGGGCACCTCGATGACACGACCGCGGCGCGGACCGAGGACGAGGCGCGCGAGCGTGCGGCACGGGCCCGCGACGGAGTGGCCGCCGCGGCGCCCCCCGACGGAAGGGACCTGTTCACCCACGTCTACCGCGAACCGACCGAGGAGCTCGGACGGCAGCAGCGCATCTGGCAGGAGGAGGTGGCATGA
- a CDS encoding alpha-ketoacid dehydrogenase subunit beta: protein MTELAVNDRQAANDASADRLSMQQALNRALRTVLTDDPDTLVFGEDVGRLGGVFRVTDGLQREFGARRVFDTPLAESGIVGLAVGLAMNGWRPVPELQFDGFAYPAVDQIVNQMARMHYRSRGAFRMPITLRVPSFGGIQAPEHHGESLEALFAHLPGVKVVAPSDPQDAYGLLLRAVRDDDPVIYMEPKARYWERHPVEPVADTAPAGTSRVVRAGRHATLVTWGSMVHRCRRAAELAAEDGVDVEVLDLRWLKPIDAQGVAAAVRRTRRAVVVHEAPLTAGLGAEVSALITERAFSELAAPVERVTGFDVPYPAGPLEQQYLPTVDRILLALQRTLEGQS from the coding sequence ATGACCGAACTGGCCGTCAACGACCGGCAGGCCGCGAACGACGCGTCCGCGGACCGTCTCTCCATGCAGCAGGCGCTCAACCGGGCGCTGCGCACGGTCCTGACCGACGACCCCGACACACTGGTGTTCGGGGAGGATGTGGGACGACTCGGTGGGGTGTTCAGGGTCACCGACGGTCTGCAGCGGGAGTTCGGTGCGCGGCGCGTGTTCGACACCCCGCTCGCGGAGTCGGGCATCGTCGGGCTCGCGGTGGGACTGGCGATGAACGGCTGGCGCCCGGTGCCGGAACTCCAGTTCGACGGGTTCGCCTATCCGGCGGTCGACCAGATCGTCAACCAGATGGCGCGGATGCACTACCGCTCCCGGGGGGCGTTCCGCATGCCCATCACGCTGCGAGTGCCCAGCTTCGGCGGTATCCAGGCCCCCGAACACCACGGGGAGAGTCTGGAAGCGCTGTTCGCCCACCTCCCCGGGGTGAAGGTCGTCGCGCCCTCGGACCCGCAGGACGCCTACGGCCTGCTCCTGCGTGCGGTGCGCGACGACGACCCGGTGATCTACATGGAACCGAAAGCCCGCTACTGGGAACGGCACCCGGTGGAACCGGTAGCGGACACCGCGCCGGCGGGAACGAGCCGCGTCGTACGCGCCGGGCGGCACGCCACTCTCGTGACGTGGGGATCGATGGTCCACCGCTGCCGCAGGGCCGCCGAGCTGGCGGCCGAGGACGGGGTGGACGTGGAGGTACTGGACCTGCGGTGGCTCAAACCGATCGACGCCCAGGGGGTCGCCGCGGCGGTGCGCCGTACCCGTCGTGCGGTGGTGGTCCACGAGGCGCCGCTCACCGCCGGACTGGGTGCGGAGGTCTCGGCACTCATCACGGAGCGGGCGTTCTCCGAGCTCGCCGCTCCCGTGGAACGCGTGACCGGATTCGACGTGCCGTACCCGGCCGGTCCGCTGGAACAGCAGTACCTGCCCACGGTCGACCGCATCCTGCTCGCCCTACAACGCACCCTGGAGGGCCAGTCGTGA
- a CDS encoding biotin/lipoyl-containing protein → MNAHTFTLPDLGEGLIEATVLEWLVQPGDRVERNQPLVEVETTKSAVEIPSPRAGAIDRLHAAAGEVLAVGDPLVTFTAEQEAGVVGTVPTEEEPQRRVRLSPPSE, encoded by the coding sequence GTGAACGCACACACCTTCACCCTGCCGGACCTCGGCGAGGGACTCATCGAAGCCACCGTGTTGGAGTGGCTGGTGCAACCCGGTGACCGGGTCGAACGCAACCAGCCCCTCGTGGAGGTGGAAACCACCAAGTCCGCCGTGGAGATCCCCTCCCCGCGGGCCGGTGCGATAGACCGTCTGCACGCCGCTGCCGGAGAGGTCCTCGCTGTCGGGGACCCCCTGGTGACGTTCACGGCCGAACAGGAGGCCGGCGTCGTCGGCACGGTCCCGACCGAGGAGGAACCCCAGCGCCGGGTGCGGCTGAGCCCACCCTCCGAGTGA
- a CDS encoding alpha/beta fold hydrolase, whose translation MGTTPQDGIPLHCGSASPAPDSPARTTPALLLHGFGSDHEMNWKRTGWFRALTERGIPVLAPDLRGHGASPKPYEAAAYPPSAFTADLLRLLDERGVERVDLVGYSMGSRLAWDLALRHPERVRRAVLAGFGPRDAFAGTDLDHLDTDESPFGALYRASAALPGNDPRALAACARGQAARPFTSHPVPQGVPLLFTAGEHDEVAAGMEDLARDCGAVEALRIPGREHRSAVSARAFKHSVLEFCTREETPQTAG comes from the coding sequence ATGGGGACGACTCCACAGGACGGCATCCCCCTGCACTGCGGTTCGGCGTCGCCCGCGCCGGACAGCCCGGCCCGGACGACGCCGGCCCTCCTCCTGCACGGGTTCGGTTCCGACCATGAGATGAACTGGAAACGCACCGGTTGGTTCCGGGCTCTGACGGAGCGGGGAATACCGGTGCTCGCGCCGGACCTGCGAGGGCACGGCGCCAGCCCGAAACCGTACGAGGCGGCGGCCTACCCGCCCAGCGCGTTCACCGCTGACTTGCTGCGACTGCTGGACGAGCGGGGGGTCGAGCGAGTGGACCTGGTCGGTTACTCGATGGGCTCCCGGTTGGCCTGGGACCTCGCGTTGCGGCACCCGGAACGGGTGCGGCGCGCGGTACTCGCCGGCTTCGGTCCGCGGGACGCGTTCGCCGGAACCGACCTGGACCACCTGGACACCGACGAGAGTCCGTTCGGTGCGCTCTACCGCGCCTCGGCCGCGCTCCCCGGAAACGACCCTCGAGCACTCGCCGCCTGTGCCCGGGGGCAGGCGGCACGGCCGTTCACGAGCCACCCCGTTCCGCAGGGGGTGCCGCTGCTGTTCACCGCCGGCGAGCACGACGAGGTCGCGGCGGGGATGGAGGACCTGGCGCGCGACTGCGGCGCGGTGGAGGCGCTACGGATCCCCGGCAGGGAGCACCGCAGCGCCGTCTCGGCCCGTGCGTTCAAGCACAGCGTCCTGGAGTTCTGCACCCGGGAGGAAACACCGCAGACCGCCGGCTAA